Proteins from one Streptomyces roseifaciens genomic window:
- a CDS encoding RICIN domain-containing protein has translation MPVHPLVHPLARRSAILVAAATMVALAPGVGHTAASSPAPIKNEGAGWYLDGGSETSSAKAPTYTAKYTGEPASAPGNLKWSYDPATKLIKNEAKGWYLGSGGDSSSDKAPAYTTKYTGDPAAAPPQLKWSYDASTKLVKNEGNGWYLGTGGDDYGKAPAYTTKYTGSPASAPAPLKWTIAS, from the coding sequence ATGCCAGTGCACCCGCTCGTGCACCCGCTCGCCCGGCGGTCCGCGATCCTCGTAGCCGCCGCAACCATGGTGGCCCTGGCCCCCGGCGTGGGCCACACCGCCGCCTCCTCCCCGGCGCCCATCAAGAACGAGGGGGCAGGGTGGTACCTCGACGGCGGCAGTGAGACCTCCTCGGCCAAGGCCCCCACGTACACCGCCAAATACACCGGCGAGCCCGCGTCGGCGCCCGGCAACCTGAAGTGGTCCTACGACCCCGCCACCAAACTCATCAAGAACGAGGCGAAGGGCTGGTACCTCGGCAGCGGCGGCGACTCCTCGTCCGACAAAGCCCCCGCGTACACCACGAAATACACCGGAGACCCGGCAGCCGCTCCCCCACAGCTGAAGTGGTCCTACGACGCAAGCACCAAGCTCGTCAAGAACGAAGGAAACGGCTGGTACCTGGGCACCGGAGGCGACGACTACGGCAAGGCGCCCGCGTACACCACGAAGTACACGGGAAGCCCTGCGTCGGCACCGGCGCCGCTGAAGTGGACGATAGCGTCCTAG
- a CDS encoding saccharopine dehydrogenase family protein gives MNRQTGPERPYDVVLFGATGYVGELTAEYLLEHAPEGCRWALAGRSRAKLEKLRDRLAALDSVRAADVALVTADASDKAAMRALAESAHVVASTVGPYIWYGQELVAACAEAGTDYTDLTGEPEFVDLTYVRHDAQARKSGARIVHACGFDSVPHDLLAYFTVQQLPEGVPLTVDGFVRASGIISGGTLASSLAIASRQRQAKAAAEERSRYEPQPAGRRVRAPLGAPRFSKETGMWALPLPTLDPQVVRRSAAALERYGPDFRYRHYASVKRLPVALAGPVGLGVVWAAAQVSPVRTWLMSRYEPGRGPSAEQRARARFRVRAVGEGGGRRVFTEVTGGDPGYGETAKILAEASLCLALDDLPTTAGQVTTATAMGDALIGRLRDAGMPFRVCHAD, from the coding sequence ATGAACCGGCAGACCGGCCCGGAACGCCCGTACGACGTCGTGCTCTTCGGGGCGACGGGGTACGTCGGGGAGCTCACCGCCGAGTACCTGCTGGAGCACGCACCGGAAGGGTGCCGGTGGGCGCTCGCCGGGCGCAGCCGCGCCAAGCTGGAGAAGCTGCGGGACCGGCTGGCGGCGCTCGACTCCGTACGTGCGGCAGATGTGGCTCTGGTGACCGCGGATGCAAGCGACAAGGCCGCGATGCGCGCGCTGGCCGAGTCCGCGCACGTCGTCGCCTCGACCGTCGGCCCGTACATCTGGTACGGCCAGGAACTGGTGGCCGCGTGCGCGGAAGCGGGCACCGACTACACGGACCTCACCGGAGAGCCGGAGTTCGTGGACCTGACGTACGTACGGCACGACGCGCAGGCCCGCAAGTCGGGCGCGCGCATCGTCCACGCGTGCGGCTTCGACTCGGTGCCGCACGACCTCCTCGCGTACTTCACCGTGCAGCAGCTGCCGGAAGGGGTGCCGCTGACGGTCGACGGGTTCGTGCGCGCGTCGGGGATCATCTCCGGCGGCACACTGGCCTCGTCCCTGGCGATCGCCTCGCGACAGCGCCAGGCGAAGGCGGCGGCGGAGGAGCGGAGCCGGTACGAGCCGCAGCCGGCCGGGCGCCGGGTGCGGGCGCCGCTGGGGGCACCGCGGTTCAGCAAGGAGACGGGCATGTGGGCGCTGCCGCTGCCCACGCTCGACCCCCAGGTCGTACGCCGCTCGGCGGCCGCACTGGAGCGTTACGGGCCCGATTTCCGCTACCGCCACTACGCGTCGGTGAAGAGACTGCCCGTCGCCCTGGCCGGGCCGGTCGGTCTGGGGGTGGTGTGGGCGGCTGCGCAGGTGTCCCCCGTGCGGACGTGGCTGATGAGCCGCTACGAGCCGGGGAGGGGGCCCAGCGCGGAGCAGCGGGCGCGCGCCCGGTTCCGGGTGCGGGCCGTCGGCGAAGGGGGTGGCCGGCGCGTGTTCACCGAGGTCACGGGCGGTGACCCGGGCTACGGGGAGACGGCGAAGATACTGGCCGAAGCGTCTCTGTGCCTCGCCCTGGACGACCTGCCGACGACCGCCGGGCAGGTCACGACGGCTACGGCCATGGGCGATGCGCTGATCGGGCGGCTGCGGGACGCCGGCATGCCCTTCCGGGTCTGTCACGCCGACTGA
- a CDS encoding DUF899 family protein, whose product MLRHTRLAGESADYLAAREELRLAEIELMRHREKVAAQRRALPQGPPVDDYVFVEGPADLDAGDTPVGEVTLSGLFTAPDRPLIVYHLMYGKLQTEPCSMCTLWIDGFNGIARHIARNADFVIAAAADPPALRQHARNRGWHGLRLLSCGDSTFKYDLGSEDKDGVQDSTVSVFTRDGDGTIRHFYSAHPRMADDIDQRGIDLLAPVWHLLDLTPQGRGDWFAGLDY is encoded by the coding sequence ATGTTGCGGCACACCAGACTGGCCGGGGAATCAGCGGACTACCTCGCCGCCCGCGAAGAGCTGCGCCTGGCCGAGATCGAGCTCATGCGCCATCGGGAGAAGGTCGCGGCTCAGCGACGGGCGCTCCCGCAAGGGCCGCCCGTCGACGACTACGTCTTCGTCGAAGGCCCCGCGGATCTGGACGCCGGTGACACACCGGTCGGCGAGGTCACCCTGAGCGGGCTGTTCACCGCCCCGGACCGCCCGTTGATCGTCTACCACTTGATGTACGGCAAGCTGCAGACCGAACCCTGCTCGATGTGCACCCTGTGGATCGACGGCTTCAACGGCATCGCCCGCCACATCGCCCGCAACGCCGACTTCGTCATCGCCGCGGCCGCCGACCCGCCTGCCCTGCGGCAGCACGCCCGCAACCGCGGCTGGCACGGGCTACGGCTCCTGAGCTGCGGCGACAGCACGTTCAAGTACGACCTGGGCAGCGAGGACAAGGATGGCGTACAGGACTCCACCGTCTCCGTCTTCACGCGCGACGGTGACGGCACGATCCGCCATTTCTACTCCGCCCACCCCCGCATGGCCGACGACATCGACCAGCGCGGCATCGACCTCCTGGCCCCTGTGTGGCACCTGCTCGACCTGACTCCGCAGGGCCGCGGCGACTGGTTCGCCGGCCTCGATTACTGA
- a CDS encoding DUF5701 family protein — protein MPEISSSATVTPLPSLAAQAEHLIELGVHELAGIPADELRAFAADAGSGADGALLAVHPDRAPASALAPLLRHDGKPGFVVTDMPDVDHFGPCTVELPDAPLYLVTDVDRGDHMSNWSPEEALPALAEQGRTPLLLTEGIHWVLQQPAVLERNRCFMTIGSRLRKANGSLDARTPAIWISNGTGRDGRERRNAPKVGWCWWGNRHTWLGFASAAGRRH, from the coding sequence TTGCCCGAGATCTCGTCCTCCGCCACCGTGACCCCTCTCCCGTCGCTCGCCGCCCAGGCGGAACACCTGATCGAGCTCGGGGTGCACGAGCTCGCGGGGATACCCGCCGACGAGCTGCGCGCCTTCGCCGCGGACGCCGGGAGCGGAGCCGACGGCGCCCTGCTCGCCGTCCACCCGGACCGCGCCCCCGCCTCCGCCCTCGCACCGCTGCTCCGACACGACGGCAAGCCCGGCTTCGTCGTCACCGACATGCCCGACGTCGACCACTTCGGCCCCTGCACCGTGGAGCTGCCCGACGCCCCTCTTTACCTCGTCACCGACGTCGACCGTGGCGACCACATGTCCAACTGGAGCCCGGAGGAGGCGCTGCCTGCCCTCGCCGAGCAGGGCCGCACCCCGCTGTTGCTCACCGAGGGAATCCACTGGGTGCTCCAGCAGCCGGCGGTCCTGGAGCGCAACCGCTGCTTCATGACCATCGGTTCCCGGCTGCGCAAGGCGAACGGTTCCCTGGACGCCCGTACGCCGGCGATCTGGATCAGCAACGGCACCGGGCGGGACGGCCGCGAGCGGCGCAACGCCCCGAAGGTCGGCTGGTGCTGGTGGGGCAACCGCCACACCTGGCTCGGCTTCGCCTCCGCCGCGGGCCGAAGGCACTAG
- a CDS encoding alpha/beta fold hydrolase — translation MQRQHSQGTPGTARTRDGRELFFMEQPGPAGGGGATVVFEGGLAATRSYWAPVQQAVAGSARTVVYDRSGLGRSAPDPSGRRNLTRLADDLSDLLDHLGPGPFILVGHSWGGLIVRVAAAARPERIAGLVLVDPTDEACELLFEPSIRKLEKNRYRISMLLARLGVFGFLFRKVTSALPPDAAADMRAEAFTVAAVRTMGAEQASVEADLRALLDQPPKLGDIPVTVISATRPTPGMSAQARKSVNASHTYRARQSPRGRHVLAQQADHMVPTAEPAIVVTETERLLDVDAAADPSPEH, via the coding sequence ATGCAGCGACAGCACAGTCAGGGCACACCCGGCACCGCACGGACCCGTGACGGCCGCGAGCTGTTCTTCATGGAACAGCCGGGGCCGGCAGGAGGCGGGGGCGCGACCGTGGTGTTCGAGGGAGGCCTGGCCGCGACCCGCTCGTACTGGGCGCCCGTCCAGCAGGCCGTGGCGGGCTCCGCCCGGACGGTGGTCTACGACCGCAGCGGCCTCGGCCGCAGCGCCCCCGACCCGTCGGGCCGGCGCAACCTCACCCGGCTGGCCGACGACTTGAGCGACCTGCTCGACCACCTCGGGCCGGGGCCCTTCATCCTGGTGGGACACAGCTGGGGCGGCCTGATCGTGCGCGTCGCCGCGGCAGCCCGGCCCGAGCGGATCGCAGGTCTCGTGCTGGTCGACCCCACGGACGAGGCCTGCGAGCTGCTCTTCGAGCCCTCCATCCGCAAGTTGGAGAAGAACCGCTACCGCATATCCATGCTGCTCGCCCGCCTCGGGGTGTTCGGCTTCCTCTTCCGCAAGGTCACCAGCGCCCTGCCGCCCGACGCCGCCGCCGACATGCGCGCGGAGGCCTTCACCGTCGCGGCCGTGCGCACGATGGGCGCCGAACAGGCCTCCGTCGAGGCCGACCTGCGCGCCCTGCTCGACCAGCCGCCGAAACTCGGCGACATCCCCGTCACGGTCATCTCCGCGACCCGGCCCACCCCCGGCATGAGCGCACAGGCCCGCAAGTCCGTGAACGCCTCCCATACGTACCGGGCACGGCAGTCGCCACGCGGCCGCCACGTCCTCGCACAGCAGGCCGACCACATGGTCCCCACGGCCGAACCCGCGATCGTCGTCACCGAAACGGAGCGCCTGCTCGACGTCGACGCCGCTGCCGACCCTTCCCCGGAACACTGA
- a CDS encoding asparaginase: MNIALFALGGTISVSGRAKGERLTGAEITAAVPGLDGLGAALDAQDIHAVPSGSLTFAQVLDVVEAASRAVAEGAVGVVVTQGTDTLEETAFLVDLVWRHEAPFVLTGAMRQPGMAGADGPANVLAAARVAASPAARGLGALVAFNDEVHAARWVRKSHSTSTATFASPNAGPTGHVIEGEVRILAAPPRRTAILQAGFDRARLDAARVALHCVTLDDDGTQLEGLADTYGGLVVAGFGVGHVPASLAPVLGALADRIPVVLTSRTGSGPVLRHTYTAPGWETDLQRRGLINGGLLDPYKARVLLRLLLTAGAGRDEVAAAFAEHGH; this comes from the coding sequence GTGAACATCGCGCTGTTCGCGCTCGGGGGCACGATCTCGGTGTCCGGGCGCGCCAAGGGTGAGCGACTGACCGGGGCCGAGATCACCGCGGCCGTGCCCGGGCTCGACGGGCTCGGGGCGGCGCTGGACGCGCAGGACATTCATGCCGTGCCGAGCGGGAGCCTGACCTTTGCGCAGGTGCTCGACGTCGTCGAGGCCGCCTCGCGGGCCGTGGCGGAAGGGGCGGTCGGTGTCGTCGTCACGCAAGGCACCGACACGCTGGAGGAGACCGCGTTCCTCGTCGATCTGGTCTGGCGGCACGAAGCGCCGTTCGTGCTGACCGGCGCGATGCGGCAGCCGGGCATGGCCGGCGCCGACGGGCCGGCCAACGTGCTCGCGGCCGCGCGCGTCGCCGCCTCGCCCGCGGCGCGCGGGCTGGGCGCGCTGGTCGCCTTCAACGACGAGGTGCACGCGGCGCGATGGGTCCGCAAGTCCCACAGCACGAGCACGGCGACGTTCGCGTCACCGAACGCCGGGCCGACGGGTCACGTCATCGAGGGCGAGGTGCGGATCCTGGCCGCGCCGCCGCGCCGTACCGCCATCCTGCAGGCCGGGTTCGACAGAGCACGGCTCGATGCCGCCCGCGTGGCCCTGCACTGCGTCACGCTCGACGACGACGGGACTCAACTCGAAGGGCTGGCCGATACGTACGGCGGCCTGGTGGTCGCGGGCTTCGGCGTCGGGCACGTGCCCGCCTCCCTCGCGCCCGTGCTGGGTGCACTCGCCGACCGCATCCCGGTCGTCCTGACCTCCCGTACGGGCAGCGGCCCGGTGTTGCGGCACACCTACACCGCGCCCGGCTGGGAGACCGACCTGCAGCGGCGCGGGCTGATCAACGGCGGGCTGCTCGACCCGTACAAGGCCAGGGTGCTGCTGCGGCTGCTGCTCACGGCGGGGGCTGGGCGCGACGAGGTGGCCGCGGCATTCGCCGAGCACGGCCACTGA
- a CDS encoding VOC family protein, with product MFNAITQSQIYVLDQDEALDFYVGKLGLEVAADVDMGFMRWLTVRIPGHPERQILLEKPGAPAMSEETAQQVRELVTKGAMGGWLIFTTDDCRKTYETLLARGVEFTEEPTDRPYGTDCGLRDPFGNRIRFTQPRG from the coding sequence ATGTTCAACGCCATCACGCAATCGCAGATATACGTTCTCGACCAGGACGAGGCCCTCGACTTCTATGTAGGCAAGCTCGGCCTGGAGGTCGCCGCCGACGTCGACATGGGCTTCATGCGCTGGCTGACCGTCCGCATCCCCGGCCACCCGGAGCGCCAGATCCTGCTGGAGAAGCCGGGTGCCCCGGCGATGTCGGAGGAGACGGCACAGCAGGTCCGCGAGCTGGTGACCAAGGGTGCGATGGGCGGCTGGCTCATCTTCACCACGGACGACTGCCGCAAGACGTACGAGACGCTGCTGGCCAGGGGTGTCGAGTTCACCGAGGAACCCACGGACCGCCCGTACGGAACCGACTGCGGCCTGCGCGACCCGTTCGGCAACCGCATCCGGTTCACCCAGCCGAGGGGCTGA